The following proteins are encoded in a genomic region of Nitratireductor sp. GISD-1A_MAKvit:
- a CDS encoding Lrp/AsnC family transcriptional regulator, which translates to MPLQADLDAIDWKILRELQADGKMTNVELSRRVGISAPPCLRRVKRLEEAGIIKGYRALLNSPALGLDVVAFCLVGLHHQSEAELKAFAEQTQHWPIVRRAWMVSGDSDFMLHCVASDLTTFQTFVIEELTSARGVDTVRTALTIRQVKDEGLVSIKQ; encoded by the coding sequence ATGCCGCTACAGGCTGATCTTGATGCAATCGACTGGAAAATTCTGCGCGAGCTTCAGGCTGACGGCAAAATGACCAATGTGGAGTTATCGCGGCGCGTGGGTATTTCTGCCCCGCCCTGCCTGCGGCGCGTCAAGCGTCTTGAAGAGGCCGGCATCATCAAAGGCTATCGCGCCCTTCTCAACTCACCCGCTCTCGGCCTCGACGTCGTGGCGTTCTGCCTTGTCGGACTTCACCATCAGTCCGAGGCAGAACTGAAAGCTTTCGCAGAGCAGACACAGCACTGGCCCATCGTGCGCCGCGCTTGGATGGTGTCGGGTGATTCTGATTTCATGCTGCATTGCGTGGCGAGCGACCTTACCACCTTCCAGACATTTGTGATCGAGGAACTCACGTCAGCGCGCGGTGTGGATACGGTCCGCACGGCTTTGACCATACGGCAGGTCAAGGATGAGGGCCTCGTCTCGATCAAACAGTGA
- the trxB gene encoding thioredoxin-disulfide reductase, giving the protein MSRRHAPVLIIGSGPAGYTAAIYAARAMLKPLLVAGLEQGGQLMITTEVENYPGFADPVQGPWLMEQMRGQAENVGAEIANDLIVDVDLSSRPFVLKGDSGTEYTCDALIIATGAKAKWLGLPSEQTFMGFGVSACATCDGFFYRGKDVAVVGGGNTAVEEALYLSNLAKSVTLIHRRDELRSERILQERLMAKENVTIMWDTVVEEITGMPAKPPMPASASGVRVKNVHSGAVSELAVDGVFVAIGHAPAVELFEGKLKQKPNGYLWTQPGTTQTDVPGVFAAGDVADDIYRQAVTAAGLGCMAALEAEKYLAAMETKQEAAE; this is encoded by the coding sequence ATGTCACGTCGTCACGCGCCCGTCCTCATCATCGGCTCGGGCCCAGCCGGGTACACGGCAGCGATCTATGCAGCCCGGGCAATGCTCAAGCCTCTTCTGGTTGCTGGCCTCGAACAGGGCGGACAGCTGATGATCACGACCGAGGTCGAGAACTATCCGGGTTTTGCCGATCCGGTCCAGGGCCCCTGGCTGATGGAGCAGATGCGCGGACAGGCGGAAAATGTTGGCGCAGAAATCGCCAATGACCTGATCGTGGATGTCGATCTGTCGTCGCGCCCCTTTGTTTTGAAGGGCGATTCCGGCACGGAATACACCTGTGATGCGCTGATCATTGCCACTGGCGCCAAGGCGAAGTGGCTCGGCCTGCCTTCCGAGCAGACCTTTATGGGGTTTGGCGTATCGGCCTGTGCTACCTGTGACGGGTTTTTCTACCGTGGCAAGGATGTTGCGGTTGTGGGCGGCGGCAACACGGCCGTCGAGGAGGCGCTTTACCTGTCCAATCTCGCCAAGTCGGTGACGCTGATCCATCGCCGCGACGAACTGCGGTCGGAGCGCATTTTGCAGGAGCGCCTGATGGCGAAGGAGAATGTGACCATCATGTGGGACACGGTGGTGGAAGAGATTACCGGTATGCCGGCCAAACCGCCCATGCCGGCGTCGGCTTCGGGCGTGCGTGTCAAGAACGTTCACTCAGGTGCAGTTTCTGAGCTGGCAGTCGATGGCGTTTTCGTGGCGATCGGTCATGCACCTGCCGTTGAGCTGTTTGAAGGCAAACTGAAACAGAAGCCCAATGGGTACCTGTGGACGCAGCCTGGCACAACGCAAACGGACGTTCCCGGCGTGTTTGCGGCCGGTGATGTGGCCGACGACATCTATCGTCAGGCTGTCACAGCAGCCGGCCTTGGCTGCATGGCCGCGCTTGAGGCGGAGAAATATCTGGCGGCGATGGAAACAAAACAGGAAGCTGCCGAATAA
- a CDS encoding LysR family transcriptional regulator: MDWDKLRVFHAAAEAGSFTHAAETLHLSQSAISRQVSALELEVGVPLFHRHARGLVLTEQGEMLYRTAHDVLMQLESVRVRLTEAKDRPSGLLKVSTTVGLGTGWLTERLPEFIELYPDIELQLILDNEELDLTMRQADCAIRMRQPQQPDLIQRKLFTVHFHLFASPSYVNKHGKPSSIADLDNHRIVTFGEAVPPHLSDMNWLETAGRPEGQKRQTALQINNILSIKLAVQRGAGIAMLPDYVVGKSNDLVQLLPETAVPSFDTYFCYPNVMKNQAKLHAFRDFLISKSRHWAF; the protein is encoded by the coding sequence TTGGACTGGGACAAACTCAGGGTTTTTCATGCCGCCGCAGAGGCAGGCTCATTTACGCACGCCGCTGAAACGCTGCACCTCTCGCAGTCGGCAATTTCACGTCAGGTGAGCGCACTCGAGCTGGAAGTCGGTGTGCCGCTCTTCCACCGCCATGCGCGCGGCCTGGTGCTGACCGAACAGGGCGAGATGCTCTACCGCACGGCACACGACGTGTTGATGCAGCTCGAAAGCGTGCGTGTGCGCCTGACCGAGGCCAAGGACCGCCCCTCGGGTCTCCTCAAGGTTTCGACTACGGTGGGTCTCGGCACGGGTTGGCTCACCGAAAGGCTGCCGGAGTTCATCGAGCTCTATCCCGATATCGAATTGCAGCTCATTCTCGACAACGAGGAACTGGACCTGACAATGCGGCAGGCAGACTGCGCGATCCGCATGCGCCAGCCGCAGCAGCCGGACCTCATCCAGCGCAAGCTGTTTACGGTGCATTTCCATCTGTTTGCGTCGCCTTCCTATGTCAACAAACACGGGAAGCCTTCATCGATTGCGGATCTGGACAATCATCGCATCGTGACCTTCGGCGAGGCGGTGCCACCACATCTGAGTGATATGAACTGGCTGGAGACGGCGGGGCGGCCCGAGGGGCAGAAGCGCCAGACTGCGCTGCAGATCAACAACATCCTGTCGATCAAGCTTGCCGTTCAGCGCGGTGCCGGCATAGCCATGCTGCCCGATTATGTGGTGGGCAAGAGCAACGACCTGGTGCAATTGTTGCCGGAAACCGCTGTCCCTTCATTCGACACGTATTTTTGCTATCCGAACGTGATGAAAAACCAGGCAAAGCTCCACGCTTTTCGGGATTTCCTTATTTCCAAATCACGACATTGGGCATTTTGA